In a single window of the Salvelinus namaycush isolate Seneca chromosome 18, SaNama_1.0, whole genome shotgun sequence genome:
- the hps4 gene encoding Hermansky-Pudlak syndrome 4 protein: MAAMAELIVPDSRRCINFFLYDGSKVKGEGDPTRAGICYFYPEETPLDKQELLCGQLAGVSRCVSELSSSPVRLLRLRRSKFAIRMKDNFLWALSCSVEIPDVSICDFLDQLINLFSFYNGPIRQSYQIYSQEDLAVRWTQYLSHLQGGATELHHIFSVLSTIDSTHIDPLLLLKAALILQACQRCPLVLAGCVLYCGRVVSTQMPPDLTVKVMVHEMETYKQDQRPNGLSSSSSSGSTPLSSPVTSTTVFLTATELQYLRSAPVDRESRSKSTQSTPKESNRPRKSRLLSRTLSDTPTTDPLDPDPTHYVPLSFHYPSTPQSTLSDESLFSPSPSFHTPGPLSPSPIKVAPETSGHNLSNGKLSHEVEEGVTGSSYDHSFNSIDGGRDESGLAGGGRSMQNKDLRHINGQNGGSIVLSGERAGALQFRGQESPEPGSQRMGNVEVFKEKEGQGSKGLLQADTCDVPPYSPSPGENSTEAPLLPMSLYQHRVRGLVLALLVEPDFHSNTAAMEEVYHSSLASLNGLEAHLRTTALGTSGPHGPYTFAHFDCIQNTLTTNLSGRPGGAQECSFVRATSLLHSHFSHTEALQEAIVRSAGAAVYGTRSVAQETYFLQQGGAVRNSGIPNHQDSAFSLPSKARHRLMKHGINLL; the protein is encoded by the exons ATGGCAGCTATGGCTGAGCTCATTGTGCCTGATTCAAGAAG ATGCATTAACTTCTTCCTGTATGATGGGTCAAAGGTCAAGGGTGAGGGTGACCCTACAAGAGCTGGCATCTGCTACTTCTATCCTGAAGAG ACGCCTCTCGATAAGCAGGAGCTGCTGTGTGGACAGCTGGCAGGCGTGAGCCGCTGTGTCTCTGagctctcctcctcccctgtacGTCTGCTCAGGCTACGGCGGAGCAAGTTCGCCATCCGCATGAAAGACAACTTTTTGTGG GCCTTAAGCTGTTCAGTGGAAATACCAGACGTCAGTATATGTGacttcctggatcagctgataaATCTCTTTAGTTTCTATAACGGCCCTATCCGCCAGAGCTACCAG ATCTACAGTCAGGAAGATTTAGCCGTTCGATGGACCCAGTACCTCTCCCACTTACAAGGAGGTGCCACTGAACTCCACCACATCTTCAGTGTCTTGAGCACCATTGACTCTACACAT ATTGACCCACTTCTCCTACTCAAGGCTGCCCTCATTCTGCAGGCCTGTCAACGCTGCCCCCTTGTGTTAGCTGGTTGTGTACTCTACTGTGGGAG GGTTGTCAGCACACAGATGCCCCCTGATCTCACAGTGAAAGTCATGGTTCATGAAATGGAAACATACAAGCAG GACCAGAGACCCAATGGACTGAGTTCCTCCAGCTCTTCTGGCAGCACTCCTCTATCTAGCCCAGTGACCTCCACCACTGTGTTCCTGACCGCCACTGAACTACAGTATCTCCGCTCCGCTCCTGTGGACAGAGAATCCAG ATCCAAATCTACCCAATCTACTCCAAAGGAATCAAACCGACCTAGGAAGTCCCGCCTCCTGTCAAGAACCCTATCTGACACACCAACCACTGATCCGCTTGACCCAGACCCCACCCACTACGTGCCACTATCCTTCCATTATCCCTCCACTCCCCAGTCAACTCTATCGGATGAGTCGCTTTTTAGCCCAAGTCCTTCATTTCACACTCCTGGCCCTCTCAGCCCTTCACCTATCAAGGTCGCTCCAGAGACCTCTGGTCATAACTTGTCCAATGGAAAGCTGTCCCATGAGGTGGAGGAGGGTGTCACAGGAAGTTCGTACGACCACAGTTTTAACAGCATAGATGGTGGGAGAGATGAGTCGGGTCTTGCAGGAGGAGGCAGGTCAATGCAAAACAAGGACCTGCGTCACATCAATGGACAGAATGGAGGTAGTATTGTACTGAgtggagagagagctggagcCCTCCAGTTCAGAGGTCAGGAGTCCCCAGAGCCTGGCAGTCAGAGGATGGGGAATGTGGAGGTGTTTAAGGAGAAGGAAGGACAGGGGAGTAAAGGTTTACTGCAGGCTGATACTTGTGATGTGCCCCCCTACTCCCCTTCGCCCGGTGAGAACTCTACAGAGGCCCCTCTGCTCCCCATGTCGTTGTACCAGCACAGGGTGAGAGGGCTGGTACTGGCCCTGCTGGTGGAGCCAGACTTCCACAGCAACACTGCAGCCATGGAGGAAGTG TATCACAGCAGCCTGGCATCTTTAAATGGACTGGAGGCACATCTGAGGACCACTGCTCTGGGGACTTCTGGCCCACATGGACCATACACCTTTGCACACTTTGACTGTATACAGAACACGCTCACAA CCAACCTGTCTGGCAGGCCCGGGGGAGCCCAGGAGTGTTCCTTTGTGAGAGCCACATCGCTGCTCCACTCGCATTTCTCTCACACTGAAGCTCTGCAGGAGGCTATTGTCAG GAGCGCTGGTGCAGCTGTGTACGGGACCCGCAGCGTGGCCCAGGAGACGTACTTCCTGCAGCAAGGCGGAGCAGTGAGAAACTCTGGCATTCCTAACCACCAGGACAGCGCTTTCTCTCTGCCCAGCAAGGCCCGACACAGATTAATGAAACATGGGATAAACCTGCTCTGA
- the LOC120062716 gene encoding uncharacterized protein LOC120062716: MAFTALFWIALMCLSMTTNLIGVQCRAVKELLSTSSTFQDGHKTLHTDILRRCRRESEATQRQHCALLAVPWMETNALPMDLAQLHRLRVLSMPQGGLRRAVYPEQPLFRFVRQVYRCCQLRFHCRGVKGIQGRISGDTDMEFLLSQDVLSVTVMRAEIHLRVLNPQHLNIEPVLSYMAKRKLPTRYSLLSKENVLELQVDLLFLFQGLQEAAGGAVGGPSLVGMRKVGDLSSGGPRERPGAPWSLQDTNVDLWGEGVGPLLTNVELGLALNCDRGGVEVSCEHNGVHLLHSPFIALSYR; the protein is encoded by the exons ATGGcttttacagccttattttgGATTGCCTTAATGTGCTTATCTATGACTACTAATTTAATTGGAGTACAGTGTCGCGCGGTTAAGGAGTTACTGTCAACGTCATCCACTTTTCAGGATGGACACAAGACTTTACACACAGATATCTTGAGACGGTGTCGACGGGAGAGCGAGGCGACACAGCGGCAACATTGCGCACTGTTGGCAGTGCCTTGGATGGAAACCAACGCGCTCCCGATGGATTTGGCACAGCTACATCGTCTTCGGGTGCTTTCAATGCCCCAAGGAGGTTTACGGCGTGCAGTCTATCCAGAGCAACCGCTATTCCGTTTTGTCAGACAGGTCTATCGTTGCTGTCAGTTACGTTTCCATTGCAGAGGTGTCAAGGGGATTCAGGGTCGTATCAGTGGAG ATACAGACATGGAGTTCCTTCTCAGTCAGGATGTTCTGTCAGTGACAGTAATGAGAGCTGAGATTCATCTCCGTGTGCTGAATCCTCAACACCTGAACATTGAGCCTGTCCTTTCCTACATGGCAAAACGCAAGCTTCCCACACG ATACAGTTTGCTGTCAAAGGAAAACGTTCTGGAGCTTCAAGTTGATCTGCTGTTTCTATTCCAAGGTCTTCAGGAGGCAGCTGGTGGTGCCGTAGGGGGGCCAAGCCTAGTTGGCATGCGGAAAGTGGGGGATCTTTCAAGTGGGGGCCCACGAGAAAGGCCAGGAGCTCCATGGTCTCTGCAGGATACCAATGTTGATctgtggggggagggggtgggccCCCTGCTGACCAATGTGGAGTTAGGCCTTGCCCTGAACTGTGACAGGGGGGGAGTGGAGGTATCTTGTGAGCACAATGGAGTCCACCTATTACACTCTCCATTCATTGCTCTCTCCTACAGATAA